The proteins below are encoded in one region of Sphaerodactylus townsendi isolate TG3544 linkage group LG06, MPM_Stown_v2.3, whole genome shotgun sequence:
- the CTU1 gene encoding cytoplasmic tRNA 2-thiolation protein 1: MPAPVLCQSCGASRAALRRPKTGQALCRGCFVAAFEAEVHSTIVAARLFQPGETVAVGASGGKDSAVLAHLLHLLNERHGYGLRLLLLSVDEGIAGYRDDSLAAVRRYRGRLGLPLHVVSYQELYGWSMDRIARHVGPRNNCTFCGVFRRQALDRGAALVGADKIATGHNADDIAETVLMNVLRGDVGRLRRCAGILTGGEGALPRCKPLKHAYEKEIVLYAYFQGLDYFSTECVYAPNAYRGHARALLKDLEAVRSSTVADLVHSGERLAVREDVRMPTQGICQRCGYLSSQPLCKACVLLEGLNRGLPQLAIGKPSRLQKALTDAEKPEVGFQEDSQQTNKATRTIDF; encoded by the exons ATGCCGGCGCCGGTGCTGTGCCAGAGCTGCGGGGCTAGCCGGGCCGCTCTCCGGCGCCCCAAGACGGGGCAGGCGCTGTGCCGCGGGTGCTTCGTGGCGGCTTTCGAGGCGGAGGTGCACAGCACCATCGTGGCGGCGCGACTCTTCCAGCCGGGCGAGACGGTGGCCGTCGGGGCGTCGGGCGGCAAGGACTCGGCGGTGCTGGCGCACCTGCTGCACCTGTTGAACGAGCGGCACGGCTACGGCCTGCGCTTGCTGCTGCTCTCTGTCGACGAGGGCATCGCCGGCTACCGCGACGACTCGCTGGCCGCCGTGCGCCGCTACCGGGGCCGCCTGGGGCTGCCGCTGCACGTGGTCTCCTACCAAGAGCTCTATGGCTGGAGCATGGACCGCATCGCCCGCCACGTCGGCCCCAGGAACAACTGCACCTTCTGCGGCGTCTTCCGACGGCAGGCCCTCGACCGGGGCGCGGCCTTGGTGGGGGCCGATAAGATCGCCACCG GTCACAACGCAGACGATATAGCTGAGACAGTGCTGATGAACGTCCTGCGAGGAGACGTGGGTCGGCTTCGGCGCTGTGCAGGGATCTTGACAGGTGGCGAGGGGGCATTGCCACGGTGTAAGCCCCTGAAGCATGCCTACGAGAAGGAGATCGTCCTGTATGCCTACTTCCAAGGCCTGGACTACTTCAGCACTGAGTGTGTCTACGCGCCCAACGCTTACCGCGGCCATGCCCGCGCCCTGCTCAAAGACCTCGAGGCCGTGCGGTCCAGCACCGTGGCCGACCTGGTGCACTCAGGCGAGCGGCTGGCGGTGCGTGAGGATGTACGCATGCCCACCCAAGGCATCTGCCAGCGATGCGGCTACCTCTCCAGCCAGCCCCTTTGCAAAGCTTGTGTGCTGCTGGAAGGGCTCAACCGTGGCTTGCCTCAGCTGGCGATCGGAAAGCCCAGCCGGCTGCAGAAAGCTCTGACGGATGCAGAGAAGCCGGAAGTGGGCTTCCAGGAGGACTCTCAGCAGACCAACAAAGCCACTAGAACTATAGACTTctga
- the LOC125435436 gene encoding kallikrein-8-like: MLLGSTASAQKRIIGGADCRPHSQPWQVFLYDSFQSLCGGVLIDQHWVVTAGHCHGWQATGPVGRKWKGHRRSITVFLGAHTLWKRGGAQITQVIQTIRHADFEPEVLSNDIMLLRLDPPAILGPRVRPIPLAKQCVPFGTKCVVSGWGSTTFPEVKHARNLQCVEVTVLPKKLCQDVYGPSFIESQICAGAIEGGKDACQGDSGGAMVCNGVLHGLVSWGNMQCAAKYSPGVYTEICKFREWIIKNMTD; encoded by the exons ATGCTTCTGGGATCTACAG CGTCAGCTCAGAAGCGCATCATCGGGGGAGCCGACTGCAGGCCTCACTCTCAACCTTGGCAAGTCTTCCTCTACGACAGCTTTCAATCCCTCTGTGGAGGGGTCTTGATTGATCAGCATTGGGTAGTCACAGCTGGACACTGTCACGGATGGCAAGCCACTGGGCCCGTGGGGAGGAAGTGGAAAGGACACAGAAG ATCTATCACTGTTTTCCTCGGCGCTCACACTCTGTGGAAGAGAGGAGGGGCCCAGATCACCCAAGTCATCCAGACCATCCGCCATGCTGATTTTGAACCTGAGGTCCTCAGCAATGACATCATGCTTCTACGCTTGGACCCCCCCGCCATCCTGGGACCCAGAGTCAGGCCCATTCCGTTGGCAAAGCAGTGTGTGCCTTTTGGGACGAAGTGTGTGGTGTCGGGTTGGGGCTCCACAACTTTTCCTGAAG TAAAACATGCCAGAAACCTGCAGTGCGTTGAAGTGACAGTCCTGCCCAAAAAACTGTGCCAGGATGTCTACGGACCCAGCTTTATCGAGAGCCAGATCTGTGCGGGAGCCATTGAAGGAGGCAAAGACGCTTGCCAG GGCGATTCTGGAGGTGCCATGGTCTGCAACGGGGTCCTTCATGGCTTGGTATCATGGGGAAACATGCAGTGTGCAGCTAAGTATTCACCGGGCGTCTACACTGAAATCTGCAAATTCAGGGAATGGATCATAAAGAACATGACTGATTAA